The following coding sequences are from one Triticum dicoccoides isolate Atlit2015 ecotype Zavitan chromosome 4A, WEW_v2.0, whole genome shotgun sequence window:
- the LOC119287416 gene encoding ankyrin repeat and SAM domain-containing protein 6-like, producing MADLHLLHPPEPDTNGGAAAASASAAALLLPGDPAAEAAAAAAADPPAPPYSKRRRRPSVRLGDIGAQATASDAQLPRRHRKPSSHPRPPRRSHPDDALDPSARARGPKPGQRRPRTAWIPAPHGGADGYEDEEGHHHYYDDADQSDSAAAAARAARVSGSREASVDESDGVADWGLPNGGAACYGGGGGVRAWLDGLGLSRYAPVFEIHEVDDEVLPLLTLEDLKDMGIGAVGSRRKMFAAIQKLRSSDTVS from the coding sequence ATGGCCGAtctccacctcctccacccgcCGGAGCCCGACACCAACGGCGgcgcggccgccgcctccgcctccgccgccgcgctgctcctcCCCGGCGACCCCGCGGCcgaggcggcggccgccgccgccgcggacccCCCCGCGCCCCCCTACtccaagcgccgccgccgccccagcgtCCGCCTCGGCGACATTGGCGCGCAGGCCACGGCCTCCGACGCGCAGCTCCCGCGCCGCCACCGCAAGCCGTCCTCCCACCCGCGCCCGCCGCGCCGCTCCCACCCGGACGACGCCCTCGACCCCAGCGCCCGCGCCCGCGGGCCCAAGCCCGGCCAGCGCCGCCCGCGCACGGCCTGGATCCCGGCGCCCCACGGCGGCGCCGACGGCTACGAGGACGAGGAGGGCCACCACCACTACTACGACGACGCCGACCAGTccgactccgccgccgccgccgcccgggccgcTAGGGTTTCGGGCAGCCGCGAGGCCAGCGTCGACGAGTCCGACGGCGTCGCCGACTGGGGCCTCCCCAACGGCGGCGCGGCctgctacggcggcggcggcggcgtccgggccTGGCTCGACGGGCTCGGCCTCTCCCGGTACGCCCCCGTGTTCGAGATCCACGAGGTGGACGACGAGGTGCTCCCGCTGCTCaccctggaggacctcaaggacatGGGCATCGGCGCCGTCGGCTCCAGGAGGAAGATGTTCGCCGCCATCCAGAAGCTCCGCAGCAGCGACACCGTGTCCTGA